The following proteins are co-located in the Eleginops maclovinus isolate JMC-PN-2008 ecotype Puerto Natales chromosome 1, JC_Emac_rtc_rv5, whole genome shotgun sequence genome:
- the LOC134863114 gene encoding natural resistance-associated macrophage protein 2-like — protein sequence MTQRRKVFSSLRSGRDRPPEDIHIFCLPPIVPTDQEPAQNGGQAGDMEGEKSVIQTTHTHRGSTPSVFPQKPNSEPVSSTYFEQKVPVPEEDSEKCFSFRKLWAFTGPGFLMSIAYLDPGNIESDLQSGAKAGFKLLWVLLAATIIGLLLQRLGARLGVVTGMHLAEVCNQQYRTVPRIILWLMVEIAIIGSDMQEVIGCAIAFNLLSSGRIPLWGGVLITITDTFVFLFLDKYGLRKLEAFFGLLITVMAITFGYEYVMVSPDQGQLLKGMFVPSCKGCGPVQMTQAVGIVGAVIMPHNIYLHSALVKSREVDRSNKKELKEANKYFFIESTVALFISFLINVFVVAVFAEAFYERTNEEVYNICNHTGSPPSHVFPLNNETLQVNLYKGGVLLGCFFGPAALYIWAVGILAAGQSSTMTGTYSGQFVMEGFLNLRWSRFARVFLTRSIAITPTLLVAIFQDVQDLTGMNDFLNVLQSMQLPFALIPILTFTSLPSLMNEFANGLVYKIGGGLVILVVCAINMYFVVVYVTELNSVWLYVLAAFLSIAYLTFVGYLVWLCLIALGVSWLDPSTRTGTDTRILMEQQPEFDS from the exons ATGACTCAAAGGAGGAAGGTGTTTTCCTCTCTGCGGTCAG GGAGAGACCGTCCTCCGGAGGATATCCACATCTTCTGTCTTCCTCCCATTGTTCCCACAGACCAGGAGCCAGCTCAGAACGGAGGACAAG CCGGGGATATGGAGGGAGAGAAATCAGTGATCCAGacgacgcacacacacagagggtccACCCCCTCGGTCTTCCCCCAGAAACCGAATAGTGAACCGGTTTCTAGTACCTACTTTGAACAAAAGGTCCCTGTTCCCGAGGAGGACAGCGAG aagtgtttcagtttcaggAAGCTCTGGGCCTTCACGGGGCCGGGTTTCCTGATGAGTATCGCGTACCTGGACCCCGGGAACATCGAGTCTGACCTGCAGTCTGGAGCTAAAGCTGGCTTTAAG CTCCTCTGGGTGCTGCTGGCGGCCACCATCATcggcctgctgctgcagcggCTTGGCGCTCGACTCGGCGTCGTCACCGGGATGCACCTGGCCGAAGTCTGCAACCAGCAGTACCGCACG GTCCCTCGTATCATCCTGTGGTTGATGGTGGAGATCGCCATCATCGGCTCCGACATGCAGGAGGTGATCGGCTGCGCCATCGCCTTCAATCTCCTCTCCTCCGGCAG GATCCCGTTGTGGGGAGGCGTTCTCATCACCATTACCGACACGTTCGTCTTCCTCTTCTTGGACAAATACG gcCTCAGGAAGTTGGAGGCCTTCTTCGGTTTGCTCATCACCGTCATGGCCATCACCTTCGGATATGAG tATGTGATGGTGAGTCCGGATCAAGGCCAGCTGCTGAAGGGGATGTTCGTGCCGTCCTGCAAGGGCTGCGGCCCGGTTCAGATGACTCAGGCCGTCGGCATCGTGGGAGCCGTCATCATGCCTCACAACATCTACCTCCACTCTGCTCTGGTCAAG TCTCGAGAAGTGGATCGGTCGAACAAGAAAGAACTAAAGGAGGCCAACAAATACTTCTTCATTGAGTCGACCGTCGCGctcttcatctccttcctcaTCAACGTGTTTGTGGTGGCCGTGTTCGCCGAGGCCTTCTATGAGCGCACAAACGAGGAGGTG tACAACATCTGCAATCACACAGGAAGTCCTCCCTCGCATGTCTTCCCTCTGAACAATGAGACTCTGCAGGTGAACCTCTATAAAGGG ggAGTGTTGCTCGGCTGTTTCTTTGGCCCGGCAGCGCTCTACATCTGGGCCGTGGGGATCCTTGCAGCTGGTCAGAGCTCCACCATGACGGGAACGTACTCCGGCCAGTTTGTCATGGAG GGTTTCTTGAACCTGCGCTGGTCGCGTTTCGCACGGGTGTTTTTGACCCGGTCCATCGCCATCACCCCCACCCTGCTGGTGGCCATCTTCCAGGACGTGCAGGACCTGACGGGCATGAACGACTTCCTGAACGTGCTGCAGAGCATGCAG CTGCCATTCGCCCTCATCCCCATCCTCACCTTCACCAGTCTGCCATCTCTCATGAATGAGTTTGCCAATGGATT AGTGTATAAGATCGGAGGAGGCCTGGTGATCTTGGTGGTGTGTGCCATCAACATGTACTTCGTGGTGGTCTACGTGACGGAGCTGAACAGTGTGTGGCTGTATGTGCTGGCTGCCTTCCTCTCCATAGCATACCTGACATTTGTGGGATATTTG gtgtggCTGTGTTTGATCGCTCTCGGAGTCTCCTGGCTGGATCCGAGCACCAGAACAGGGACTGACACGAGGATCCTGATGGAGCAGCAGCCAGAGTTTGACTCCTGA
- the ctdsp2 gene encoding carboxy-terminal domain RNA polymerase II polypeptide A small phosphatase 2, whose product MESSVITQVQKEDVQVSPKTGQVSRSALKQPRSCNIFKALFCCLKAQDDPKPPTPPPSHQALLESQENGMVVKQSEFSLLPEIEAQDQGKLCVVIDLDETLVHSSFKPISNADFIVPVEIEGTTHQVYVMKRPYVDEFLQRMGELFECVLFTASLAKYADPVTDLLDQCGVFRTRLFRESCVFHQGCYVKDLSRLGRDLNKTLILDNSPASYIFHPNNAVPVVSWFDDMDDAELLNLLPVFEELSQAEDVYTQLDLLRGH is encoded by the exons ATGGAAAGTTCTGTTATCACCCAAGTGCAGAAAGAAGACGTGCAAGTGTCACCGAAAACAG GCCAGGTGAGCCGGTCTGCCTTGAAACAGCCTCGAAGTTGTAACATCTTCAAGGCGCTCTTCTGCTGCCTTAAAGCTCAGGATGACCCCAAACCACCAACACCACCGCCTTCCCATCAGGCCCTGCTGGAGTCACAGGAAAATGGGATGGTTGTCAAG CAATCAGAGTTTAGCCTCCTGCCTGAGATAGAGGCCCAGGACCAAGGGAAGTTATGTGTGGTCATAGATCTGGATGAGACCCTGGTGCACAGCTCATTCAAG CCTATTAGTAATGCAGACTTCATCGTTCCTGTGGAGATAGAGGGGACCACACACCAG gtgtATGTGATGAAGAGGCCGTATGTGGACGAGTTCCTGCAGAGGATGGGAGAGCTGTTTGAATGTGTGCTGTTTACAGCCAGTCTCGCAAAG TATGCGGACCCAGTGACGGACCTGCTGGATcagtgtggtgtgttcaggacCCGGTTATTCCGGGAGTCTTGTGTATTCCACCAGGGCTGCTATGTCAAAGATTTGAGCCGCCTGGGCAGAGACCTCAACAAAACCCTCATCCTGGATAACTCCCCCGCCTCCTACATCTTCCACCCTAATAATGCT gTTCCTGTGGTGTCATGGTTTGATGACATGGACGACGCTGAGCTGCTCAACCTTCTGCCTGTGTTTGAGGAACTCAGTCAGGCTGAGGATGTTTACACGCAGCTGGACCTGCTCCGTGGACATTAA
- the marchf9 gene encoding E3 ubiquitin-protein ligase MARCHF9, with amino-acid sequence MFKYRIRMFFNELKVLVFMRSDSRPSGSDTERRPASTMRGLGMGGCGWPPFDCHSRDDEEEYYGSDPRPRSLAFEDKEPKLQVGLDTVSLTSTSSSMRSPQCRICFQGLEQGELLSPCRCDGSVRCTHQPCLIRWISERGSWSCELCYFKYQVLAISTKNPLQWQAISLTVIEKVQIAAIILGSLFLIASISWLIWSSLSPSAKWQRQDLLFQICYGMYGFMDIVCIGLIIHEGSSVYRIFKRWQAVNQQWKVLNYEKSKDLGDPLSSSSKTGARGSRGNPHGLASSSAGRQSRRLRTILNHHCGYTILHILSQLRPNDPRISAAANREVVMRVTTV; translated from the exons ATGTTCAAGTATCGGATCCGcatgttttttaatgaactgaaaGTCCTGGTGTTTATGCGATCCGATTCGAGACCGTCCGGctcagacacagagagacggCCCGCCTCCACCATGCGAGGTCTGGGGATGGGCGGCTGCGGTTGGCCGCCTTTCGACTGCCATTCCCgggatgatgaggaggagtaCTACGGCAGCGACCCGCGGCCCCGGAGCCTGGCGTTTGAGGACAAGGAGCCCAAGCTGCAAGTGGGCCTGGACACCGTGTCTCTgaccagcaccagcagcagcatgcGGAGCCCCCAGTGCCGGATCTGCTTCCAGGGCCTAGAGCAG GGGGAGCTGCTGAGCCCCTGCCGCTGTGACGGCTCGGTGCGCTGCACCCATCAGCCCTGCCTCATCCGCTGGATCAGCGAGCGCGGGTCCTGGAGCTGCGAGCTGTGCTACTTCAAGTACCAGGTCCTCGCCATCAGCACCAAGAACCCTCTGCAG tGGCAGGCCATCTCCCTGACAGTGATAGAGAAGGTGCAGATAGCGGCCATTATCCTGGGCTCCCTGTTCCTCATCGCCAGCATCTCCTGGCTCATCTGGTCCTCCCTCAGCCCCTCGGCCAAGTGGCAACGTCAGGACCTGCTCTTCCAAATCTGCTACGGCATGTACGGCTTCATGGATATCGTCTGCATAg GCCTCATTATCCACGAGGGATCGTCAGTGTATCGAATCTTCAAACGATGGCAGGCTGTCAATCAGCAGTGGAAAGTACTGAACTATGAGAAATCAAAGGACCTGGGCGACCCGCTGAGCTCGAGCAGCAAGACGGGGGCTCGTGGATCTCGCGGTAACCCTCACGGTCTGGCCAGCAGCAGCGCGGGGCgacagagcaggaggttaaGAACTATTCTGAACCACCACTGTGGATACACCATCTTGCACATCCTCAGCCAACTGCGGCCAAACGACCCGCGGATCAGCGCCGCCGCCAACAGGGAGGTGGTGATGAGGGTCACCACCGTATGA